One Actinoplanes missouriensis 431 DNA segment encodes these proteins:
- a CDS encoding MBL fold metallo-hydrolase: MELIKHAHACVTFTEGGRRLLIDPGTFTPDAAELIAAADAVLVTHTHFDHFDTGTLAAELDRRPDLPVYGPAAVTEELGGRATTVTAGDRIEAAGFTVTVHGESHALIHADIPRVDNVGYLVAGRVFHPGDSYALPGVAVETLLLPTSGPWTKFGEAADFVRAVHPSRLIQIHELMLSELGQNAARTLIGGLTDLPLDNLPRGTSTTL; encoded by the coding sequence ATGGAGCTGATCAAGCACGCACACGCCTGCGTCACGTTCACCGAGGGCGGCCGCCGGCTGCTCATCGACCCCGGCACGTTCACCCCGGACGCCGCGGAGCTGATCGCCGCCGCCGACGCTGTCCTCGTGACACACACCCATTTCGACCACTTCGACACCGGTACGCTCGCCGCCGAGCTGGATCGTCGTCCGGACCTGCCGGTCTACGGGCCGGCCGCGGTCACCGAGGAGCTCGGCGGGCGGGCGACCACTGTCACGGCCGGCGACCGGATCGAGGCGGCCGGGTTCACGGTGACCGTCCACGGGGAGTCGCACGCGCTGATCCATGCCGACATCCCGCGGGTCGACAACGTGGGTTACCTGGTGGCGGGGCGGGTCTTCCACCCCGGTGACTCCTACGCGCTGCCCGGCGTCGCGGTGGAGACCCTGCTGCTGCCGACCAGCGGCCCGTGGACGAAATTCGGAGAAGCAGCAGATTTCGTACGGGCGGTGCACCCGTCCCGCCTCATCCAGATCCACGAGCTCATGCTGAGCGAGCTGGGCCAGAACGCGGCCCGCACCCTGATCGGCGGTCTCACCGACCTGCCTCTGGACAACCTTCCCCGGGGTACGTCCACCACGCTCTGA
- a CDS encoding radical SAM protein: MPSRTDLVEDLMARFPHVPREAVIKEDLLRGGLAFDESALTDNESGDVKPKSYFIFSFDHRTLPELGEAALRRPPEEIVLTGGPYGLRRTVVSVRTNPSSPYRVKPDADGRLQLFLDGKPIADVGLPPMPDYYRHTLANGKQVMEVAPTIQWGYLVYLTVFRVCQYFGAKEECQYCDINHNWRQHKAAGRPYTGVKPIDEVLEALAIIDKHDTLKTSTAYTLTGGSVTSQVGGKTEADFYGQYAQAIEERFPGRWIGKVVAQALPKADVQRFKDYGIQIYHPNYEVWDKRLFELYCPGKERYVGREEWHRRILDSAEIFGPRNVIPNFVAGIEMAEPFGFTSVNEAIDSTTEGLHYFMSKGITPRFTTWCPEPTTPLGKTNPDGAPLEYHIRLLESYRATMEHYGLSSPPGYGPSGAGNAVFSVSSFMDSLPPAPQD, translated from the coding sequence ATGCCGTCGCGTACGGATCTCGTCGAAGATCTGATGGCCCGCTTTCCCCACGTGCCGCGTGAAGCGGTGATCAAGGAGGACCTGCTGCGGGGCGGGCTCGCCTTCGACGAGTCGGCCCTGACCGACAACGAGAGCGGCGACGTCAAGCCGAAGTCGTACTTCATCTTCTCGTTCGACCACCGCACCCTGCCGGAGCTGGGCGAGGCCGCGCTGCGCCGGCCCCCGGAGGAGATCGTGCTGACCGGCGGTCCCTACGGCCTGCGGCGCACGGTCGTGTCCGTGCGCACCAACCCGTCGTCGCCGTACCGGGTCAAGCCGGACGCCGACGGCCGCCTGCAGCTCTTCCTCGACGGCAAGCCGATCGCCGACGTCGGCCTGCCGCCGATGCCGGACTACTACCGGCACACGCTCGCCAACGGCAAGCAGGTCATGGAGGTCGCCCCGACGATCCAGTGGGGGTACCTCGTCTACCTGACCGTCTTCCGCGTGTGCCAGTACTTCGGCGCCAAGGAGGAGTGCCAGTACTGCGACATCAACCACAACTGGCGCCAGCACAAGGCCGCGGGCCGGCCGTACACGGGTGTGAAGCCGATCGACGAGGTCCTCGAGGCCCTGGCGATCATCGACAAGCACGACACGCTCAAGACGTCCACGGCGTACACGCTGACCGGTGGCAGCGTCACGTCGCAGGTCGGCGGCAAGACCGAAGCCGACTTCTACGGGCAGTACGCCCAGGCCATCGAGGAGCGGTTCCCCGGCCGCTGGATCGGCAAGGTCGTCGCGCAGGCACTGCCGAAGGCCGACGTGCAGCGGTTCAAGGACTACGGGATCCAGATCTACCACCCGAACTACGAGGTCTGGGACAAGCGGCTGTTCGAGCTCTACTGCCCCGGCAAGGAGCGGTACGTGGGCCGCGAGGAGTGGCACCGCCGCATCCTCGACTCCGCGGAGATCTTCGGGCCGCGCAACGTCATCCCGAACTTCGTGGCCGGCATCGAGATGGCCGAGCCGTTCGGCTTCACCTCGGTGAACGAGGCGATCGACTCGACCACCGAGGGCCTGCACTACTTCATGTCGAAGGGCATCACCCCGCGGTTCACCACGTGGTGCCCGGAGCCGACCACGCCGCTGGGCAAGACCAACCCGGACGGCGCGCCGCTGGAGTACCACATCCGGCTGCTGGAGTCGTACCGCGCGACCATGGAGCACTACGGGCTGAGCAGCCCGCCCGGGTACGGCCCGTCGGGCGCCGGCAACGCGGTGTTCTCGGTGAGCTCGTTCATGGACAGCCTCCCGCCCGCGCCGCAGGACTGA
- a CDS encoding RNA polymerase sigma factor SigF, translated as MTVLADAPARIDTSTTSTDGASELIALMAALPVGHPDRAALRDRAIEAWLPLARHLSNRYANRGEPRDDLYQVAVVGLIKAIDRFEPERGIDFAGFAVPTVVGELKRHFRDKTWSVRVPRRLQELRLAITGANNTLSHTLGRSPTVADIAGHLGISEDEVIEGLEGARAYNSTSLSTPIADNGTELGETLGGEDDGFAVAEMRIALGPALASLDEREQKIVSLRFYGNLTQTQIAEQVGISQMHVSRLLTKALAKLRLQLDGATA; from the coding sequence ATGACCGTCCTCGCTGACGCCCCCGCCCGGATCGACACCTCGACGACGAGCACTGACGGGGCCAGTGAGCTGATCGCCCTGATGGCGGCCCTGCCGGTCGGCCACCCCGACCGGGCCGCCCTGCGCGACCGCGCGATCGAGGCCTGGCTGCCGCTGGCCCGGCACCTCTCCAACCGGTACGCGAACCGGGGCGAGCCGCGTGACGACCTGTACCAGGTCGCGGTGGTGGGCCTGATCAAGGCGATCGACCGGTTCGAGCCGGAGCGGGGCATCGACTTCGCCGGTTTCGCGGTACCGACCGTGGTCGGCGAGCTCAAGCGGCACTTCCGGGACAAGACCTGGTCGGTGCGGGTGCCCCGGCGGCTGCAGGAGCTGCGCCTGGCGATCACCGGCGCCAACAACACGCTCAGCCACACCCTCGGCCGCTCCCCCACGGTCGCCGACATCGCCGGCCACCTGGGCATCAGCGAGGACGAGGTGATCGAGGGCCTGGAGGGCGCGCGGGCGTACAACTCGACGAGCCTCTCCACCCCGATCGCCGACAACGGCACCGAGCTCGGCGAGACCCTCGGCGGCGAGGACGACGGCTTCGCGGTCGCCGAGATGCGCATCGCGCTGGGCCCGGCGCTGGCCAGCCTGGACGAGCGGGAGCAGAAGATCGTGAGCCTGCGCTTCTACGGCAACCTCACCCAGACGCAGATCGCCGAGCAGGTCGGCATCTCCCAGATGCACGTGTCGCGGCTGCTCACCAAGGCCCTGGCGAAGCTGCGCCTGCAGCTCGACGGCGCCACCGCCTGA
- a CDS encoding universal stress protein — translation MKQWRTIVVGVDGSPGSRKALAWAAAEAATHGTELIVLNVWEHTLLPPAGSVSVSERYVPEQSQRTADELLQVIKEELGEQPAVLVQPVVKQGRPAKVLIEESADADLLVVGERGHGGFAGLVLGSVSQHVSAYAKCAVVVVR, via the coding sequence GTGAAGCAATGGCGGACCATCGTGGTCGGTGTGGACGGCTCGCCCGGCAGCCGCAAGGCGCTGGCCTGGGCGGCCGCCGAAGCCGCGACGCACGGCACCGAACTGATCGTGCTCAACGTCTGGGAGCACACGCTGCTACCCCCGGCCGGCAGCGTCAGCGTCTCCGAGCGGTACGTGCCGGAGCAGAGCCAGCGGACAGCGGACGAGCTGCTGCAGGTCATCAAGGAGGAGCTGGGGGAGCAACCGGCGGTGCTGGTGCAGCCGGTGGTCAAGCAGGGCCGCCCGGCGAAGGTGCTGATCGAGGAGTCGGCGGACGCGGATCTGCTGGTCGTCGGCGAGCGCGGTCACGGCGGATTCGCCGGGCTGGTGCTCGGGTCGGTCAGCCAGCACGTCTCCGCGTACGCGAAATGTGCCGTCGTCGTCGTTCGCTGA
- a CDS encoding MFS transporter, producing MATTTTATTVAPDGGQIERKPLMTGPALLMMNLGFFGVQFSFGLTQSAVNPLFLLIGASPEQLPILNLAGPVTGLIIQPLIGAISDRTWHPRWGRRRPFITAGALLCAVILFLFPFVGILWLAVICFWLLDAGNNTSMEPYRAFISDRLPKSQLARGFLTQSMFTGAGAVLANLSLFVLEKVEPLQETAGNGVPYWMYVCFMIGTFCILLTVLTAMARTKELVPSDEDLAEMRAAPKGLHHAVREIADAVRVMPVAMHKIGVVFLFQWYAMFIYWQFVAVSLGETVFGATPQDGGAAWEEAIGWSGLQNAAYNFVTMVSALFLVGFARRIGAKRVHAVALGLAAVSLVWLSNITNQYVALVPMIGLGIFWASAVGVPYLMVASMVPAKRTGVYMGILNMMIVVPMLIQTLTFGWIFEHLLDGKGSNAIMLAGVLLGIGAIAMLWVNPPDEADESPIVPLGSKRSITVYDRVVVGSDGTPTSLYAVDRAAEVAQAAQARLVVVTAYRTAAATEPAALAEGAHRDVYGIDAARDALEKSVTGLTRERARYIDQRLVEGDPAQALLDAVGADPANLIVVGNRGLGASQGQLLGSVPAAVVKNAVCDVLVVQTSALDEERVVPPS from the coding sequence ATGGCCACCACGACCACTGCCACGACCGTCGCCCCCGACGGCGGACAGATCGAACGCAAGCCGCTGATGACGGGCCCGGCCCTGCTGATGATGAACCTCGGCTTCTTCGGGGTGCAGTTCAGCTTCGGCCTGACCCAGTCCGCGGTGAACCCGCTGTTCCTGCTGATCGGCGCCTCGCCCGAGCAGCTGCCGATCCTCAACCTGGCCGGCCCGGTCACCGGGCTGATCATCCAGCCGCTGATCGGGGCGATCAGCGACCGGACCTGGCATCCGCGCTGGGGACGGCGGCGGCCGTTCATCACGGCCGGCGCGCTGCTCTGCGCGGTCATCCTGTTCCTGTTCCCGTTCGTCGGGATCCTGTGGCTCGCGGTGATCTGCTTCTGGCTGCTCGACGCCGGCAACAACACGTCGATGGAGCCGTACCGGGCGTTCATCTCCGACCGGCTGCCGAAATCCCAGCTGGCCCGCGGCTTCCTGACGCAGAGCATGTTCACCGGCGCGGGCGCGGTCCTGGCGAACCTGTCGCTGTTCGTGCTGGAGAAGGTGGAGCCGCTCCAGGAGACGGCCGGCAACGGCGTGCCGTACTGGATGTACGTGTGCTTCATGATCGGCACGTTCTGCATCCTGCTGACCGTGCTGACGGCGATGGCGCGTACCAAGGAGCTCGTCCCGTCGGACGAGGATCTCGCGGAGATGCGGGCCGCGCCGAAGGGCCTGCACCACGCCGTGCGCGAGATCGCCGACGCGGTACGGGTCATGCCTGTCGCGATGCACAAGATCGGCGTGGTGTTCCTGTTCCAGTGGTACGCGATGTTCATCTACTGGCAGTTCGTCGCGGTCAGCCTCGGTGAGACGGTCTTCGGCGCCACCCCGCAGGACGGCGGAGCGGCGTGGGAGGAGGCGATCGGCTGGAGCGGCCTGCAGAACGCCGCCTACAACTTCGTGACCATGGTGTCCGCGCTGTTCCTGGTCGGTTTCGCGCGGCGGATCGGCGCGAAGCGGGTGCACGCGGTCGCGCTCGGGCTGGCCGCCGTGTCACTGGTCTGGCTCTCCAACATCACCAATCAGTACGTCGCGCTCGTCCCGATGATCGGGCTGGGCATCTTCTGGGCCAGCGCGGTCGGCGTGCCCTACCTGATGGTGGCGAGCATGGTCCCGGCCAAGCGCACCGGCGTCTACATGGGCATCCTGAACATGATGATCGTGGTGCCGATGCTGATCCAGACCCTCACGTTCGGCTGGATCTTCGAGCACCTGCTGGACGGCAAGGGCAGCAACGCGATCATGCTGGCCGGCGTGCTGCTGGGCATCGGCGCGATAGCGATGCTCTGGGTGAACCCGCCGGACGAGGCCGACGAGTCGCCGATCGTGCCGCTCGGCAGCAAGCGCAGCATCACCGTCTACGACCGGGTCGTCGTGGGTTCCGACGGCACACCCACCAGCCTGTACGCGGTGGACCGCGCCGCCGAGGTGGCCCAGGCCGCGCAGGCCCGCCTGGTGGTGGTGACCGCCTACCGCACCGCCGCCGCCACCGAGCCCGCCGCTCTCGCCGAAGGGGCGCACCGCGACGTGTACGGGATCGACGCCGCCCGTGACGCCCTGGAGAAATCGGTCACCGGCCTGACCCGCGAACGGGCCCGCTACATCGACCAGCGGCTGGTCGAGGGCGATCCGGCGCAGGCGCTGCTGGACGCGGTCGGCGCGGACCCGGCGAACCTGATCGTGGTGGGCAACCGCGGTCTGGGCGCCAGTCAGGGGCAGCTGCTCGGCTCGGTGCCGGCCGCCGTGGTGAAGAACGCCGTCTGCGACGTCCTCGTGGTGCAGACGTCCGCCCTGGACGAGGAACGGGTCGTCCCACCCTCCTGA
- a CDS encoding S8 family serine peptidase encodes MLRRAATIVAIGATTVTLGTPGALAQAPGDPTSRAYAQIAALQKLKKSLTPAERKLDSRLVVELRERAGKAAVGARTGVTVTAKSTTEVEIRADRVDDRLLDRLRATGAGIRHPSAATGTVLVEAPLAALTTIAAWSDVTGVSLKHGLTTGRQTDPAAPPVAYTKEAKAARIETALRAPAIAAASQGAVVSEGDRTHAADTARARHKVTGTGVKVCALSDGVDSLAASQASGDLPADLDVLPGQEGSGDEGTAMLEILHDLVPNAKLGFATAFTNEVSFAENIRALRFDAGCDIIVDDVVYYHESPFQDGLPAQAVNAVTADGAYYFSSAGNEGNTLGDTSGNWEGDFADSGRGVQKFAGDAHDFDPGTGVQEFNPLSPGSRNRVVTLWWADALESSANDYDLYLLDASGNVTSFSQDVQDGDDDPFEILATANTTGQRLAVVKYAGADRYLQLSAFRGRFVNSADGLTGFSTPGVLRGHSAAEQAFAVAATPAHDPLPFALETGDPPNPAGPYPDVHTRADLPEPFTSDGPRRMFYAADGTPYTPGNFTATGGVVREKPQITAADGVATTLADFAPFFGTSAAAPHAAAIAALALSGNPGLSNAEIRAALTETALDLTPAGYDNRTGHGVIRADRLLRYTGATPQPLISAGAPVIGDAILEPGEQTTVTLPVTNVGDGTATGVTVVVETDDARAVVTPRSRSYGTIAAGATKSRDYTLRLAAGYPVGRPVTLRVRATFAGTLSPTTSTAVVPTGRPSATVRDFAYTGPAVPIPDNDPTGATATVEVSGVGYASALTFSVDGAECTAAAGATTVGVDHTFVGDLIGTLTAPDGRSATLFSRSGGGGNNLCQAVFDDAAATPFSAAVTANEPYTGVWRPDQPLSSLRLSPADGTWRFQVADRAGSDRGSIRAFSLHIAGFQAP; translated from the coding sequence ATGCTCCGGCGCGCCGCGACGATCGTCGCGATCGGCGCCACCACCGTGACACTCGGAACGCCCGGCGCGCTCGCACAAGCGCCGGGCGATCCCACGTCCCGCGCCTACGCGCAGATCGCCGCACTCCAGAAGCTCAAGAAGTCCCTGACCCCGGCGGAACGCAAACTCGACAGCCGGCTCGTCGTCGAGCTGCGCGAACGCGCCGGTAAGGCCGCCGTCGGCGCCCGCACCGGCGTCACGGTCACCGCGAAGAGCACCACCGAGGTGGAGATCCGCGCCGACCGGGTGGACGACCGCCTGCTCGACCGGCTCCGGGCGACCGGCGCCGGCATCCGGCACCCCTCCGCCGCCACCGGCACGGTCCTCGTCGAGGCGCCGCTGGCCGCCCTCACCACGATCGCCGCCTGGTCCGACGTGACGGGCGTGAGCCTGAAACACGGTCTCACCACCGGCCGGCAGACCGACCCGGCCGCGCCGCCGGTCGCCTACACCAAGGAGGCGAAGGCCGCGCGGATCGAGACCGCGCTGCGCGCGCCGGCCATCGCGGCCGCGAGTCAGGGCGCTGTCGTCTCCGAAGGCGACCGGACACACGCCGCCGACACCGCCCGGGCCCGGCACAAGGTGACCGGCACCGGCGTCAAGGTGTGCGCGCTCTCCGACGGGGTGGACTCGCTCGCCGCGTCCCAGGCCAGCGGGGACCTGCCCGCGGATCTCGACGTGCTGCCCGGTCAGGAGGGCTCCGGCGACGAGGGCACCGCCATGCTGGAGATCCTGCACGACCTCGTACCCAACGCGAAGCTCGGTTTTGCGACGGCCTTCACCAATGAGGTCAGCTTCGCCGAGAACATCCGCGCCCTGCGGTTCGACGCGGGCTGCGACATCATCGTGGACGACGTCGTCTACTACCACGAGAGCCCGTTCCAGGACGGGCTGCCGGCGCAGGCGGTCAACGCCGTGACCGCCGACGGCGCGTACTACTTCAGCTCCGCCGGCAACGAGGGCAACACCCTCGGCGACACCTCCGGCAACTGGGAGGGCGACTTCGCCGACTCCGGCCGTGGCGTCCAGAAGTTCGCCGGTGACGCCCACGACTTCGATCCGGGTACGGGCGTGCAGGAGTTCAACCCGCTCTCCCCCGGCAGCCGCAACCGGGTGGTGACCCTCTGGTGGGCCGACGCCCTGGAGAGCTCCGCCAACGACTACGACCTGTACCTGCTCGACGCGTCCGGCAACGTCACGTCGTTCTCCCAGGACGTGCAGGACGGCGACGACGACCCGTTCGAGATCCTCGCCACCGCGAACACCACCGGCCAGCGGCTCGCCGTCGTGAAGTACGCCGGAGCGGACCGATACCTGCAGCTCAGCGCGTTCCGTGGCCGGTTCGTCAACTCCGCCGACGGCCTGACCGGCTTCTCCACGCCCGGTGTGCTGCGCGGGCACAGCGCCGCGGAGCAGGCGTTCGCCGTCGCCGCGACCCCGGCGCACGACCCGCTGCCGTTCGCGCTGGAAACCGGCGACCCACCGAACCCGGCCGGGCCGTACCCGGACGTGCACACCCGCGCTGACCTGCCGGAACCGTTCACCTCGGACGGTCCGCGCCGGATGTTCTACGCCGCCGACGGCACCCCGTACACCCCCGGGAACTTCACCGCGACCGGCGGCGTGGTCCGCGAGAAACCGCAGATCACCGCCGCTGACGGGGTGGCCACCACGCTCGCCGACTTCGCGCCGTTCTTCGGCACCTCGGCGGCCGCGCCGCACGCCGCCGCGATCGCCGCCCTGGCGCTCTCCGGCAACCCGGGTCTGAGCAACGCCGAGATCCGCGCCGCGCTCACCGAGACCGCGCTCGACCTCACCCCGGCCGGATACGACAACCGCACCGGCCACGGCGTGATCCGCGCCGACCGGCTGCTGCGTTACACCGGCGCCACCCCGCAGCCGCTGATCTCGGCGGGCGCTCCGGTCATCGGTGACGCGATCCTGGAACCCGGCGAGCAGACGACCGTCACACTGCCCGTCACCAACGTCGGCGACGGCACCGCGACAGGCGTCACCGTCGTGGTGGAGACGGACGACGCGCGGGCGGTGGTGACGCCGCGCAGCCGCTCCTACGGCACCATCGCCGCGGGCGCGACGAAGAGCCGCGACTACACCCTGCGGCTCGCCGCAGGCTATCCGGTGGGTCGTCCGGTGACATTGCGGGTACGGGCGACCTTCGCCGGCACCCTCTCCCCCACGACCAGCACCGCGGTCGTGCCGACCGGCCGGCCGTCGGCGACCGTGCGCGACTTCGCCTACACCGGTCCCGCCGTCCCGATCCCGGACAACGACCCCACCGGCGCGACCGCCACCGTGGAGGTCAGCGGCGTCGGGTACGCGTCCGCGCTGACCTTCTCCGTCGACGGCGCCGAGTGCACCGCCGCGGCCGGCGCCACCACGGTCGGCGTCGACCACACGTTCGTCGGCGACCTGATCGGCACCCTGACCGCGCCGGACGGCCGCAGCGCGACGCTGTTCTCCCGTTCCGGGGGCGGCGGCAACAACCTGTGCCAGGCGGTCTTCGACGACGCGGCGGCGACCCCGTTCAGCGCGGCGGTGACGGCGAACGAGCCGTACACCGGCGTCTGGCGCCCCGATCAGCCGCTGTCGTCGCTGCGGTTGTCCCCGGCGGACGGCACGTGGCGCTTCCAGGTAGCCGACCGGGCCGGCAGCGACAGAGGCTCGATCCGGGCCTTCTCCCTGCACATCGCGGGCTTCCAGGCCCCCTGA
- a CDS encoding nuclear transport factor 2-like protein produces the protein MHNAYEKDVMLETLINAWHDAVNSRDLAAATATVTDPVEVSGPRGVHTITAREFADWIIRSGIRLRPLAAHPVDDVTMVVEQEATWPDHADADAAATPSTPVATLFRIRDGRLATIRRFDSLHEALGAAGGESPQPGS, from the coding sequence ATGCACAACGCATACGAGAAGGATGTCATGCTCGAGACTCTGATCAACGCCTGGCACGACGCGGTCAACAGCCGCGACCTCGCTGCCGCGACGGCGACGGTCACCGATCCGGTGGAGGTTTCCGGCCCGCGCGGCGTCCACACGATCACGGCCAGGGAGTTCGCCGACTGGATCATCAGGTCGGGAATCCGGCTCCGCCCGTTGGCGGCACATCCGGTCGACGACGTCACCATGGTCGTCGAGCAGGAGGCCACCTGGCCGGATCACGCGGACGCGGATGCGGCAGCGACGCCGTCCACCCCGGTGGCGACGCTGTTCAGGATCCGTGACGGTCGCCTCGCCACCATCCGCCGGTTCGACTCGCTGCACGAGGCATTAGGCGCGGCCGGCGGCGAAAGCCCTCAGCCCGGATCGTGA
- a CDS encoding MarR family winged helix-turn-helix transcriptional regulator — protein MKVRGQALFAFVRFWSRRWTGAHLSAETQRGRDVMVVEAVHALTGQGRSASVNDVARELGLDQSGVSRMVTRAEHQGFVVRSAPGRIGAASVIANTAAGEELLRHAHAWQDEVLRTLTADWPAEDVETLMTLMERLVQAQNAADRTTLPS, from the coding sequence GTGAAGGTTCGAGGTCAGGCGCTGTTCGCGTTCGTCCGCTTCTGGTCACGGCGCTGGACGGGCGCCCACCTGAGCGCCGAGACGCAACGCGGCCGCGACGTGATGGTCGTCGAGGCGGTGCACGCCCTGACCGGCCAGGGCCGGTCCGCCTCCGTCAACGATGTGGCGCGCGAGCTGGGACTCGATCAGTCCGGCGTCAGCCGGATGGTGACCCGCGCGGAACACCAGGGCTTCGTCGTCCGGAGTGCGCCGGGCCGGATCGGCGCGGCATCCGTGATCGCGAACACCGCCGCCGGTGAGGAGCTGCTGCGGCACGCGCACGCGTGGCAGGACGAGGTGCTGCGGACGCTGACCGCCGACTGGCCGGCCGAGGACGTCGAAACCCTCATGACGCTCATGGAACGCCTGGTGCAGGCACAGAACGCCGCCGACCGGACCACGCTGCCGTCCTGA
- a CDS encoding alpha/beta fold hydrolase, producing the protein MLPDGRRLGWAEWGPASGTPVLFCPGAATSRSLGFGAHLLAGLGDHGVRLISVDRPGLGASDPAPGRTLLDFAGDMTSLVGLRELTGVRGIGFSQGAPFLLACAAAGTLDAAAVVAGTDELAHPSFAASLIPDVAAMVDAVRSDPVAAERFFAGWGDADGFWQRILSMAGDGDRAVYTDPAFAEAYRRALHEAFVQGPGGYARDTVLASARWPFDPADVRIPVDLWYGDADTSPVHSPDLGATLASRLPDARRHVVAGAGGALLWTHAEPILETLMSR; encoded by the coding sequence CTGCTGCCCGACGGCCGGCGACTGGGCTGGGCCGAGTGGGGACCGGCCTCCGGCACCCCGGTGCTGTTCTGCCCCGGCGCCGCCACCAGCCGGTCGCTCGGGTTCGGCGCCCATCTGCTCGCCGGGCTCGGCGACCACGGTGTGCGTCTGATCTCGGTGGACCGTCCCGGACTGGGCGCCTCCGATCCGGCGCCCGGCCGCACGCTGCTCGACTTCGCCGGTGACATGACGTCACTGGTCGGGCTGCGGGAGCTGACCGGCGTACGCGGAATCGGGTTTTCGCAGGGTGCGCCGTTTCTCCTGGCCTGCGCCGCCGCGGGGACCCTGGATGCCGCGGCCGTGGTGGCCGGCACCGACGAGCTGGCCCACCCGTCGTTCGCCGCGTCGCTGATCCCGGACGTCGCCGCGATGGTCGACGCGGTGCGTTCCGACCCGGTGGCCGCGGAGCGATTCTTCGCCGGGTGGGGTGACGCGGACGGTTTCTGGCAGCGGATCCTGTCGATGGCAGGGGACGGTGATCGGGCCGTCTACACCGATCCGGCGTTCGCGGAGGCGTACCGCCGGGCTCTGCACGAGGCGTTCGTGCAGGGGCCGGGTGGATACGCCCGGGACACGGTTCTGGCGTCGGCCCGGTGGCCGTTCGACCCCGCCGACGTGCGGATTCCGGTCGATCTCTGGTACGGGGACGCCGACACCAGCCCGGTCCACTCCCCCGATCTCGGGGCGACGCTGGCGTCACGTCTTCCGGACGCGCGGCGGCATGTGGTGGCGGGTGCGGGTGGCGCGCTGCTGTGGACGCACGCCGAGCCGATCCTGGAAACCCTGATGTCCCGCTGA
- a CDS encoding ArsR/SmtB family transcription factor, whose amino-acid sequence MRGSEQVSLDAVELPAVLDALADPVRLEVIRQLAAADGVVTGSFQVGVTMSTLSHHLKVLLASGIVRVTQEGRYRRCELRLAEVEHRFPGVLTAILAILCGTG is encoded by the coding sequence ATGCGCGGATCGGAGCAGGTCTCCCTGGACGCCGTCGAACTGCCGGCGGTGCTCGACGCCCTCGCCGACCCGGTCCGCCTCGAGGTGATCCGCCAGCTGGCGGCGGCGGACGGCGTGGTGACCGGCAGCTTCCAGGTCGGCGTCACGATGTCGACCCTGTCGCACCACCTGAAGGTGCTCCTGGCCAGCGGCATCGTCCGGGTCACGCAGGAGGGCCGCTACCGCCGCTGCGAGCTGCGCCTGGCCGAGGTGGAGCACCGCTTCCCCGGCGTCCTGACAGCCATCCTGGCCATCCTCTGCGGAACCGGTTGA
- a CDS encoding nuclease has product MLSVDTPEVTARSEQRAAAIDTEFLQLAEWIRKGLAPISAALGEFLLPKLETGHAGTLHFTQGKAASAFAKENIAARLARPNGRQREIFIRVADSPFDGANRLLAYVAPDYTEQERREIPKRLRPTFNLDLVVAGQAATFVIYPSVPGAEDLALLIDAAAAARTGGLGIWSTPETLIAYEYRALEDLYQITRKKVSNEPLDVGERSWRERYCADMRNRVLHGPEDYFGIEPEYRLWIWPQDLRDAVSRLNLTPAPELAAGV; this is encoded by the coding sequence ATGCTCTCGGTCGACACGCCGGAGGTGACCGCACGCAGCGAGCAGCGGGCGGCCGCGATCGACACCGAGTTCCTGCAGCTCGCGGAGTGGATCCGGAAAGGACTGGCGCCGATCTCCGCGGCTCTGGGCGAGTTCCTGCTGCCGAAGCTGGAGACCGGGCACGCGGGCACGCTGCACTTCACGCAGGGGAAGGCCGCGTCCGCTTTCGCCAAGGAGAACATCGCCGCGCGGCTGGCCCGGCCGAACGGGCGGCAGCGGGAGATCTTCATCCGGGTCGCGGACAGCCCGTTCGACGGCGCGAACCGGCTGCTCGCCTACGTCGCGCCGGACTACACCGAGCAGGAGCGGCGGGAGATCCCGAAGCGGCTGCGGCCGACGTTCAACCTGGATCTCGTGGTCGCCGGGCAGGCTGCGACGTTCGTCATCTATCCGTCGGTGCCGGGCGCCGAGGACCTGGCGCTGCTGATCGACGCCGCGGCGGCGGCTCGCACGGGTGGGCTCGGCATCTGGTCGACACCGGAGACCTTGATCGCGTACGAGTACCGCGCGCTGGAAGACCTGTATCAGATCACCCGGAAGAAGGTGTCCAACGAGCCGCTCGACGTCGGCGAACGGTCCTGGCGGGAACGGTACTGCGCGGACATGCGCAACCGGGTGCTGCACGGCCCGGAGGACTACTTCGGCATCGAGCCGGAGTACCGCCTGTGGATCTGGCCGCAGGACCTGCGCGACGCGGTGTCGCGGCTGAACCTCACGCCGGCCCCGGAGTTGGCGGCCGGCGTGTGA